The Candidatus Babeliales bacterium genome contains a region encoding:
- the rplF gene encoding 50S ribosomal protein L6 gives MSKIGRKPIKIDGVKVEIKGNEISYVGQKVSGVYSLAPELRAHLEGTDLYVTSAYDTNEMASKQARNIHRLWGLNRALLANELSGAAQEFEKLLEINGLGYKAALADKKIVLTLGYSHKIEKDVPAGISIEIDRSGQKVKVKSFDKILVGQFCSEIRALREPEPYKGKGIKLQTEVIFRKTAGKGKK, from the coding sequence ATGTCAAAAATTGGTAGAAAGCCGATAAAAATTGATGGAGTGAAGGTAGAGATCAAAGGGAATGAGATTTCTTATGTTGGTCAAAAAGTTTCTGGAGTTTATTCTTTAGCTCCGGAATTGCGTGCCCATCTAGAGGGTACGGACTTATATGTAACTTCAGCTTATGATACAAATGAAATGGCGTCTAAACAGGCACGCAATATTCATCGGTTATGGGGTCTTAATCGTGCTTTGTTAGCAAATGAACTGAGTGGTGCTGCTCAAGAATTTGAAAAATTACTCGAAATCAATGGCTTAGGATATAAAGCAGCACTTGCAGATAAAAAAATTGTTTTGACTCTTGGATATAGTCATAAGATTGAAAAAGATGTTCCTGCAGGAATATCTATTGAAATAGATAGATCAGGACAGAAAGTAAAAGTAAAATCTTTTGATAAAATTCTTGTGGGTCAATTTTGCAGTGAAATACGTGCATTACGTGAACCAGAGCCGTATAAAGGTAAAGGTATCAAATTGCAAACAGAGGTTATTTTTCGTAAGACTGCAGGTAAAGGCAAGAAGTAA
- the rplE gene encoding 50S ribosomal protein L5 encodes MSKSRLAIKYNDEIRIQLQEQLGFTNIMKVPKLIKIVLNVGVKEAVSDSKALQESIDVLGKISGQRCVKRLARKSIAGFKLREGMAIGAMVTLRGKMMYEFLDRFITLALPKVRDFQGLSTKLDGRGGYNVGIKDWTIFPEVDFDLGKKAHGMNITIQTSADKDEHGLALLKAFNIPFKKLKN; translated from the coding sequence ATGAGTAAGTCACGGTTGGCGATAAAATATAATGATGAAATTCGTATCCAGTTGCAGGAGCAACTTGGATTTACTAATATCATGAAGGTTCCAAAACTTATAAAAATTGTTTTGAATGTTGGAGTCAAGGAGGCAGTTTCTGATTCAAAAGCACTTCAAGAATCAATTGATGTTTTGGGAAAAATTTCAGGCCAACGTTGTGTTAAGCGTTTGGCTCGTAAGTCTATAGCGGGATTTAAATTACGTGAAGGCATGGCGATCGGTGCAATGGTAACATTGCGCGGCAAGATGATGTACGAATTTTTAGATCGCTTTATTACTTTAGCATTGCCTAAGGTGCGTGACTTTCAAGGACTTTCAACAAAATTAGATGGAAGAGGTGGCTATAATGTTGGAATAAAAGATTGGACTATTTTTCCTGAGGTTGATTTTGACCTTGGCAAAAAAGCGCACGGTATGAACATTACCATTCAAACATCTGCAGATAAAGATGAGCATGGATTGGCATTGTTGAAGGCATTCAATATACCATTTAAAAAATTAAAAAATTAG
- the rplO gene encoding 50S ribosomal protein L15: MLMFCLENLQSSGKKGKRVGRGGARGGTSGRGHKGQNARSGGPKGRGFEGGQTPLQRRLPKRGFTNARFFKKISLVNLSSLERVFEDGEEVNVHVLIQRGLIKPKISEQRDVKRGTIVKVLGDGELSKRLIISAYAFSASAIQAIEKVGGKALIIKEL; this comes from the coding sequence ATCCTAATGTTTTGTTTGGAAAATTTGCAATCATCCGGAAAAAAAGGAAAAAGAGTTGGTCGAGGTGGAGCACGTGGAGGAACATCCGGTCGTGGCCATAAAGGACAAAATGCTCGTTCAGGCGGTCCAAAAGGTCGTGGATTTGAAGGTGGGCAAACTCCATTGCAACGTCGTCTTCCAAAGCGTGGATTTACCAATGCGCGCTTTTTTAAAAAAATTTCATTGGTAAATTTGAGTAGCTTAGAACGTGTTTTTGAAGATGGTGAAGAAGTAAATGTTCATGTATTGATTCAAAGGGGACTAATAAAACCCAAAATAAGTGAACAGCGAGACGTTAAAAGAGGAACTATTGTTAAGGTTCTTGGTGATGGTGAATTAAGTAAGAGATTGATTATTTCTGCTTATGCATTCAGCGCATCAGCTATTCAGGCAATAGAAAAAGTCGGTGGTAAGGCACTTATAATAAAGGAGTTGTAA
- the rplR gene encoding 50S ribosomal protein L18, with protein sequence MAIYKKDRITAARRVLRVRAKVKRYGMPPRVSIFRSLKHVYAQIIDDMNHRTIASCSSLDVEGLHGNKTLIAHAIGLELAKRAKANGVEAVVFDRGRFKFHGRVKALADGLREGALKF encoded by the coding sequence ATGGCTATATATAAAAAAGATCGGATTACAGCGGCACGTAGGGTGCTACGTGTTCGTGCAAAGGTGAAGCGCTATGGTATGCCACCACGTGTTTCGATATTTAGAAGCCTGAAGCATGTATATGCTCAAATTATTGATGATATGAATCATCGTACAATTGCATCATGTTCTTCACTTGATGTTGAAGGCTTACACGGCAATAAAACTTTGATTGCACATGCAATTGGGCTTGAGCTTGCAAAGCGTGCAAAAGCAAATGGTGTTGAAGCAGTTGTGTTTGATAGGGGGCGCTTTAAATTTCATGGTAGGGTGAAAGCTCTCGCTGATGGGCTACGTGAAGGCGCGCTGAAATTTTAA
- the rpsE gene encoding 30S ribosomal protein S5: MAINKEKESHREDNKEKRDSAFIDHVVSLRRVTKVTKGGKRFSFAAFVISGDKQGKVGLGLGKSREVSMAIAKATNRARKRMIEVARRGSTIPYESLGKHGSSRVVVRPASKGTGNIAGGAVRAIMDAAGVEDVLTKSIGSSNGINVAKATMNALAKLRSADRLSILRGKTVQEMVKGS; encoded by the coding sequence ATGGCAATCAACAAAGAAAAAGAATCACATAGAGAAGATAACAAAGAAAAGAGAGATTCTGCTTTTATTGATCATGTAGTGAGTTTGCGTCGTGTTACTAAGGTTACTAAAGGCGGAAAACGTTTTTCTTTCGCTGCATTTGTTATTTCTGGTGATAAGCAAGGAAAAGTAGGACTTGGATTAGGCAAAAGTCGTGAAGTTTCTATGGCAATTGCTAAAGCAACCAATAGAGCTCGTAAAAGAATGATAGAAGTTGCTCGTCGTGGATCGACTATTCCTTATGAATCATTAGGTAAACATGGGTCAAGCAGAGTCGTTGTTCGTCCAGCATCAAAAGGTACGGGCAATATTGCTGGTGGTGCTGTTCGAGCTATAATGGATGCTGCAGGAGTCGAGGATGTCCTTACGAAATCTATAGGTTCTAGTAATGGTATTAACGTTGCAAAGGCAACGATGAATGCTTTGGCAAAATTACGTTCAGCAGATCGTTTAAGTATATTGCGTGGAAAAACAGTTCAAGAAATGGTCAAAGGATCCTAA
- a CDS encoding type Z 30S ribosomal protein S14 has translation MARKALIEKTNKTPKFAVRAYNRCELCGRARAYFRLFRMCRMCFRKNALEGLLPGVKKTSW, from the coding sequence ATGGCCAGAAAGGCATTGATTGAAAAAACAAATAAAACACCAAAATTTGCGGTAAGAGCATACAATCGTTGTGAGCTTTGTGGGCGTGCGCGTGCATATTTTAGGTTGTTTAGAATGTGTCGTATGTGTTTTAGGAAAAATGCGCTAGAAGGATTACTTCCTGGCGTTAAAAAAACAAGTTGGTAA
- the rpsH gene encoding 30S ribosomal protein S8: MSVDSIADFLTIIRNGVMVSKSFVTAPCSKMRQSIAQILKDEGFIHDFVIINTDSDVKKILKIVLKYVDGEAVIHEIQRISKPGRRVYINSENIKPVIGQLGVSILTTNRGVIANQKAKKLSVGGEVICTVW; encoded by the coding sequence ATGTCAGTCGATTCAATTGCTGATTTTTTAACAATTATTAGAAATGGGGTAATGGTATCTAAATCATTTGTTACTGCTCCATGTTCAAAAATGCGTCAGTCTATTGCGCAAATTTTGAAAGATGAAGGGTTTATTCATGATTTTGTAATCATTAATACTGATTCAGATGTAAAAAAAATACTTAAAATTGTTTTAAAGTATGTTGATGGTGAAGCTGTTATTCATGAAATTCAACGAATAAGTAAACCAGGCCGCAGGGTGTATATTAATAGTGAAAATATTAAGCCTGTTATTGGACAACTTGGTGTGTCAATATTAACAACAAACCGAGGTGTTATTGCCAATCAAAAAGCGAAAAAACTTTCTGTAGGTGGTGAAGTTATTTGCACTGTTTGGTAA